DNA sequence from the Agromyces aureus genome:
CCTCTCGTCGCTTCTATGGCGGTCCGTGAGTTTGCTCGGGGCGGCTTCCATGGCACGACAATCGCCGATGTGGCGAGGGAATCGAAGATCTCTCCGGCGTATGTTTTCAAGCTGTTCCCAAGTAAGGAGCGGCTCTTCGTCGCGGCACTCGATGATTGCTTCGAGCAGATCGTCGCGGCTCTGAGCGCGGGAGCCGACTCGGCCCCGGCGCAGGACCCGGACTCGGTGCTGTTCGCAATGGGTTCCGCGTATGCGGAGTTGATCCAGGATCGCACCTTGCTCATGCTGCAAGTCCACGCGCAGTCCGTCGCAGACATTCCCGAGATCGGCGACGCACTCCGGGCGGGATTGGCGAAAGTAACCATGTTCGCGAAGACCCGGTCCGGCGGCAGTGACGATGCCGTCCAGCATTTCATCGCCTACGGGCAGCTCTGCCACTTGATCGTCACCGCCCGGATCGAAGAGGTCCCGGAAGCATGGGCGATGCTCCTGTCACGCGGCATCCGCCACCCCGCCTAGTCGCGTCCTGCCGTCCGTCCGTGTCTTTTCATGCCCGCAAGAGTGAGTGATCAATCACTCGCTAACACGAGAAGGGAGAACGTCATGAAGAACAACATCGTCATGCGCTGGGTAGCCCTCGCGCCTCTGGCACTCATCGCAATCGCCATGTTCAGCCAGTGGTCCTAGCCCGCAACCGAACCACCACAGAACCAGCAACAGACAGGAAGCAGACATGAGCGAAACCACCATCGCAGCACCGCAGGCTCCAGACGACCGCACCCGACCCAGTCTCGAGAAGACAGCGTGGTGGGTCGTGTTCGGGGTTCTCGCGCTCAGCATCGTCGTGATGCTCGGCGCCTGGAACTAAACACCCACCCGCTCACCTCTACCCGGGTGCCGGTCGTTCGGCCGGCACCCACCAATCGGAAGGAGCAACACCATGACCACCCCCACCACAACTCCGGTCGCCTCCGCGGCCGCATCCACTACCCGAAGCACC
Encoded proteins:
- a CDS encoding TetR/AcrR family transcriptional regulator, with translation MTARSSVLSTAEVRRPLVASMAVREFARGGFHGTTIADVARESKISPAYVFKLFPSKERLFVAALDDCFEQIVAALSAGADSAPAQDPDSVLFAMGSAYAELIQDRTLLMLQVHAQSVADIPEIGDALRAGLAKVTMFAKTRSGGSDDAVQHFIAYGQLCHLIVTARIEEVPEAWAMLLSRGIRHPA